The genomic segment CAGGCACTGGTAAGAGATAACATAAAGAAAGTTGGGCTTCTCGGTACACGTTTTACGATGCAGGAGGCCTTTTATCGTCAGCGTCTGGAAGAAAAATACGCTCTGGAAGTCTGTGTGCCAGATAGTGCCGACCAGCAGCGCGTTCATGATGTGATTTATCAGGAACTGTGCCTGGGTAAAATTAATGACAGCTCACGGAACGATTATTTAAAAATCATAGCGGCACTGAAAGCAGCCGGTGCCGAAGCGGTTATTTTGGGTTGTACTGAAATAGCATTGCTCATTGGCGACGCTGATCTGGATATACCCCTTTACGATACCACGAGTCTGCATGTACAAAGCGCGCTTAAATCATCGCTTGCATCGTAACAGTCATTGTCTGGTGGCGTAAAAACGTGAGCATATCGGCGTAACACAGCGTAATTGCTATTTTAATGACAATAGGCAATGCTAAGTTATTGGTTATAAGACAAAGAAAGAGTCAGGTTATGGCATCAATAGAAAAACAAAAGCTGGGCTTTTATGAGCAAAATGGGTTTGTTCGCTTTGAACAAGCGTTGTCAAAAGACTTGTTA from the Pseudoalteromonas sp. R3 genome contains:
- a CDS encoding aspartate/glutamate racemase family protein, producing the protein MKTIGLIGGMSWESTLSYYTLLNEGVKAQLGGLHSAKIVLVSVDFAEIEAQQHKGDWQGAAELLARAAQSVEAAGADFVLICTNTMHKVADEVQQAISVPLLHIADATGQALVRDNIKKVGLLGTRFTMQEAFYRQRLEEKYALEVCVPDSADQQRVHDVIYQELCLGKINDSSRNDYLKIIAALKAAGAEAVILGCTEIALLIGDADLDIPLYDTTSLHVQSALKSSLAS